The Patescibacteria group bacterium genomic interval TTATTCCTAATGTTGAATATTTAAAAGATAAAACAGCGAATATTAAAGGAGTTGTTATTACTCATGGGCATTATGATCATATTGGGGCAATTCCGCATCTTATGCCGATTTTAGGAAATCCTACTATTTATACTGGAAATTTAACAGCAGGACTTATTAGCAAGCGGCAAGAAGATCATCGCGAGGCGCCAAAATTAAATATTTCAAGAATAGACGAAACTTCTAGAATACAATTAGGAAAAGCTTTTTCAGTTGAATTTTTAAGAGTAAATCATTCTATCCCCGATTGTTTTGCTATAATTGTTCATACTCCAGTTGGCACAGTAATTCATACGGGCGATTTTAAAATTGATTATTCGCCAGTTAATGACAAGCCTGCTGATCTGAATCGCATCGCGCAATTAGGAGGAAAAGGAGTTTTGCTTTTAATGTCTGATTCAACAAATGCCGCTGATCCTGGCTACCAAATTTCTGAATCTTCAATTGGCAATGAAATGGGCAGAATATTTGAAAAAATTAGAGGAAGAGTAATTATTGGAACTTTTTCTTCCCAGATTAGCCGTGTACAAAAACTTTTTGATATTGCAGCAAGATATGGAAGAAGAGTCAATTTGCAGGGCAGAAGTATGAATAATAATGTAGAAATCGCGCATAAGGTAGGATATCTTAAATTTAATCCAAAAATTTTGGTTGAGGATCAGGATTTGCGAAGAATTCCTGATAACAAAATAATGATTATCGGAACAGGAGCGCAAGGAGAAAGTAACGCCTTTTTAATGAGGGTTGTGAACAAAGAGCATAGAAACATTAGATTAAAAAAAGGGGACACAGTTATTTTTTCCTCTTCCGTGATCCCAGGAAATGAAAGAACAATACAATCTTTAAAAGATACAATTGTCCGCCAAGGAGGAAGAATAATTCATTATAAAATGATGGATGTTCATGCTGGGGGACATGCGAAACAGGAAGATTTGAAATTAATGATGCGACTTTTAAAACCAGAGTATCTTATGCCGATAGAAGCAAATCATTATATGTTGAGAATGCATGCCATGCTTGGCGAGCAAGTCGGGATTGAAAAAAATAAAATTTTTGTCGCTGATAATGGACAAATCGTTGAGTTTTATAAAAATCAACAAAATAAAACTATTGGAACATTAACAAAAAACAAAGTTCCTTCTGAATATGTTATGGTTGACGGTTTGGGCGTTGGAGATATCGGGCAAATTGTGCTTCGCGACCGCCAAGTAATGAGCAAAGACGGAATGTTTACCATTATTGTCACGATTGACAGTAAAACAGGCAAAGTCATGCAAGAGCCGGATATTATTTCAAGAGGTTTTATTTATATGAAAGAATCAAGAAAATTAATAGAAGACGCCCGTAAAAAAACAAAAGCGATAATTTCAGAAAAAACAAAAGAAAAGCCGATAAATTGGGTTTATGTTCGCAATAATTTGCGTGATAACATAGGAAGTTTTCTTTATCAAAAAACTAAAAGAAGACCAATGGTTTTACCTGTTATTATTGAAGTATAAAATAATTATTGTAAAATTTATCAATAAAAATCCCCTTTTTACAAAAAGGGGATTTTAAAATTGTTTATTTTTTAAAAAATTCTTTAACGCGCTATCTAATAAAAAAATTATTTGCATTCTTTATTGGAACAGACGACTGTATTATCTTTTCCATAAACCATTAGGCCCCCACATTTAGAACATTTTTCTCCTGTTGGCTTACTCCAAAGCGCGAATTTGCAATCAGGATATTGATTACAAGCGAAAAATATTTTTCCTTTTCTTGTTTTTTTCTCAACGATTTCTCCTTTTTCACATTCAGTGCATTTAACCCCAGTGGATTTAACTATCGGCTTTATGTTTCTGCAATCAGGATAACCAGAGCATGCCAGGAATTTTCCAAACCGCCCCATTTTTATAATCATTGGGGATCCGCATTTGTCGCATTTCTCATTTGTTGATTCAGGTTTTTCAATCTCGCCTTTTTCGTTTATCTGTTTTGTATTTTTACAATCAGGAAAATTACTACATGCCAGGAATTTTCCAAACCGCCCCATTTTTATAATCATTGGGGATCCGCATTTGTCGCATTTTTGATCTGTTGCTTGTTCCATTCCTAAATTTTTTTTAGTAATCTCATTTTCTTTTTCCATAAGATTTTTTTTAAAGGGTTTATAAAAATTTTTAATTATTAAATGCCAGTCTTTGCTGTGACTAGCTATTTTATCCAAATCGTCCTCCATTTTCGCGGTAAATTCATAATCAACGATATCGGAAAAATGTTTGACCAATAAATCAATTACAATAAAAGCGATTTCTTTTGGTTTTAAGTTTTTTCCTTCTCGCTCAACATAACCTCTTGTTAAAATTGTGCCAATAGTCGGCGCGTAAGTTGACGGCCTTCCAATTCCATATTTTTCTAAAACTTTAACAAGGCTCGCATCGTTATATCTTGCCGGTGGCTGGGTAAAATGCTGAAGTGCTTTCATTGCTAATGATTTTAACAAATCATTTTCTTTTAAGTTAGGCAAAATATTTTCTTTAATTTTGTCTGGATAAATTTTTAAAAATCCATCAAAAATTATAATATTTCCGTTAGCAGTAAATTGATATTTTTTGTCATTGGTTTTTATATTAACAGCTGTCGCGCCAATCAAGCTTTCTGTGATTTGCGTTGCCAATGCCCTCCTCCAAATTAAATCATAAAGTTTATATTGGTCATTGGTCAAATATTGTTTGATTTCTTTTGGCATGTGAATAACCTCAGTCGGCCTGATTGCTTCATGGGCTTCCTGCGCTGTTTTTTGTTTTGTTTTATAATAGCGCGGAGATGCCAAGCTATATTTTTTTCCGTATATTTTTTCAATTAACTCTTTTGCTTCGCTTAAAAATTTTTGGCTTAAATTAACGCTGTCGGTTCTCATATATGTAATAAGCCCTGTTGTTTTTTTCTCTCCTAATTTAATTCCTTCATAAAGCTGTTGAGCTATCATCATTGTTTTTTTAGATGAAAATCCAAAACCATTGTTCGCTGATTGTTGCAAGCTGGAAGTAATAAATGGAGGAGGCGGAGTTTTTTTTGTTTCGCGTTTTTTAATATCTAAAACAGCATATTTCGCGTTTTTTAAATCACTAAGTATTTTGTCAGATTCTTTTTTGTTTTTGATTTCTAATTTGCCTAATCTTTTATCATTAATACGCGCAAGTTTCGCGACAAAAAAATTCTCTTTATTTTTTTCGTTTTCTTGAATAAAATTAGCTTCTATATTCCAATATTCCTCTTCTTTAAAAGCCTGAATTTCTCTTTCTTTTTCAACAATTAAACGAACAGCAACAGATTGAACGCGTCCGGCAGAAAGCCCTTTTACGACCTTCCTCCATAAAAAAGGCGACAGCTCATAGCCAACTAATCTATCTAAAATTCTGCGCGCTTGCTGGGCGTTGACCATATCCATATTAATATTTCTTGGATTTTTCAAAGCTTGTTTAATCGCGCTTTCTGTTATTTCGTGAAAAACAATTCTTTTTGTTTTGTTTTCTTTTAATTTTAAGGCTGAAAGCAAATGCCACGCGATTGCTTCTCCTTCTCTGTCTTCATCAGGAGCAAGAATAACATTATCCATTTTTTTAACTATTTCTTTTAATTCTTTAACTGTTTTTTTTGCCTTAACAGGAATAACATATTTTGGCTCAAAATTATGATCAACATCAACGCCAAGTTTTGATTTTGGCAAATCTCTAATATGCCCAAAACAAGAAGTTACCTTATAACCTCTTTTTAAAAATTTTGTGATTGTCTTGGCCTTTGTCGGCGACTCAACTATTATTAAATCCATATTTACAAATTAAAAAATAAAAATAAAAAAGTAAGAACGATAATATAAGATACAAATTTCAAAAAATAAAGATATAAACAAATTCAAAATCTAAATACTCAAATTTCAAACATTTTGG includes:
- a CDS encoding ribonuclease J; this translates as MLKNRLRVSSPFRQGTEKKENQLSSVKKTLVQHGIKTTRRVAPKKFFRSKTDKQAIAKPDFAKKIFEKGKLKVIVLGGLEEVGRNMTVIQYEDDIMIIDMGVQFPEENMPGIDYIIPNVEYLKDKTANIKGVVITHGHYDHIGAIPHLMPILGNPTIYTGNLTAGLISKRQEDHREAPKLNISRIDETSRIQLGKAFSVEFLRVNHSIPDCFAIIVHTPVGTVIHTGDFKIDYSPVNDKPADLNRIAQLGGKGVLLLMSDSTNAADPGYQISESSIGNEMGRIFEKIRGRVIIGTFSSQISRVQKLFDIAARYGRRVNLQGRSMNNNVEIAHKVGYLKFNPKILVEDQDLRRIPDNKIMIIGTGAQGESNAFLMRVVNKEHRNIRLKKGDTVIFSSSVIPGNERTIQSLKDTIVRQGGRIIHYKMMDVHAGGHAKQEDLKLMMRLLKPEYLMPIEANHYMLRMHAMLGEQVGIEKNKIFVADNGQIVEFYKNQQNKTIGTLTKNKVPSEYVMVDGLGVGDIGQIVLRDRQVMSKDGMFTIIVTIDSKTGKVMQEPDIISRGFIYMKESRKLIEDARKKTKAIISEKTKEKPINWVYVRNNLRDNIGSFLYQKTKRRPMVLPVIIEV
- the topA gene encoding type I DNA topoisomerase, whose amino-acid sequence is MDLIIVESPTKAKTITKFLKRGYKVTSCFGHIRDLPKSKLGVDVDHNFEPKYVIPVKAKKTVKELKEIVKKMDNVILAPDEDREGEAIAWHLLSALKLKENKTKRIVFHEITESAIKQALKNPRNINMDMVNAQQARRILDRLVGYELSPFLWRKVVKGLSAGRVQSVAVRLIVEKEREIQAFKEEEYWNIEANFIQENEKNKENFFVAKLARINDKRLGKLEIKNKKESDKILSDLKNAKYAVLDIKKRETKKTPPPPFITSSLQQSANNGFGFSSKKTMMIAQQLYEGIKLGEKKTTGLITYMRTDSVNLSQKFLSEAKELIEKIYGKKYSLASPRYYKTKQKTAQEAHEAIRPTEVIHMPKEIKQYLTNDQYKLYDLIWRRALATQITESLIGATAVNIKTNDKKYQFTANGNIIIFDGFLKIYPDKIKENILPNLKENDLLKSLAMKALQHFTQPPARYNDASLVKVLEKYGIGRPSTYAPTIGTILTRGYVEREGKNLKPKEIAFIVIDLLVKHFSDIVDYEFTAKMEDDLDKIASHSKDWHLIIKNFYKPFKKNLMEKENEITKKNLGMEQATDQKCDKCGSPMIIKMGRFGKFLACSNFPDCKNTKQINEKGEIEKPESTNEKCDKCGSPMIIKMGRFGKFLACSGYPDCRNIKPIVKSTGVKCTECEKGEIVEKKTRKGKIFFACNQYPDCKFALWSKPTGEKCSKCGGLMVYGKDNTVVCSNKECK